In Celeribacter baekdonensis, the genomic stretch GAAAGCGGCCTCAACTCGTCGTTATGGAGGAAGCTCACCGGTATCTTGGTCGAGAATCCGACAACCCTGCGCGCGAAATGGTTCAGAGAATCGCGAAAGAGGGACGCAAGTTCGGTATTGGTGCAATGATCGTCAGCCAGCGTCCTTCGGAAATTGACGACACCATTCTCTCCCAGTGTGGGACTTTTGTCGCGTTGCGCCTCACCAATTCCACTGACCGCAGCAAGGTACAAGCCGCTTTGCCCGATAACCTGAGCGGTATCGCCGATAGCCTCTCGGTTCTAAGGACCGGCGAAGCAATAATAACCGGCGAGGCTGCACGGCTTCCAGTGCGCTGCCGCGTCACTCTCCCACCCAAAGACCGTCGTCCAAACAGCGAAGATCCGCTTGTAGCGGACAGCTGGAAGCGCCCCAGGGGCCCTGAAAACTATGATGAGCTTGTCGCGGTATGGCGTGCCCAGGACCCAAAGTGGAAGCCACCAGAAGTGGGCGAGAACGAAGACGAGAACGAGGGAGGAATTTGATGGAACGACAGCCAGTAACTTCCAGCAACTTGGCTGAGGTCGGGTATGACCCTGAATTAGAGACGCTCGAGGTCCAATTCAGGCATGGCGGCGTTTATCAGTATTTCAACGTGCCTGCCTTCATGTACGAGCGTCTCATGTCCGCCGACTCACTAGGTCGTTTTTTCAACGCGGAAATAAAGGGGCACTACCCCGAGGCGAAGATCTAGCGTGCTGCGTTGAAATGACTTTGAAGTTTTCAAGCCGCATTGAGATGCATCTCAAGCGCGCTTGTCTCCAATCAGTCCCAAGGGCAAAGCTGCCTACAAGATTGTCGCGCTCACCCACCCAACAACTCCTCAATGAAATCCTCCTGCCGGTCGAGCGCCGCCTCCCATTCCTTGGGCACGTTCGCTTCCCGCTCGAGCGTCTCTGGCTCTGGTTGCCCACGCCCGGCCTCCATCGTCCTCAAGCTCATCGCGCGCGCTTCGCGGCGGTGCGAGCGATCCCGGACTGGCGCGCGTTCGGTTGGCTTCAACGGCTCATCAGCACTTGCCTCGTCACTACCGTCGCTGTCCCACGGCCCCACGCCCTGCACACTCGGGGGATAGGGGAAGGGCTTTCCCTCCTGGCGCGCCAACATCTCCTTGAAGAACGGATCGTCGTAATATTTGATCCGGCTCGCCTTGATCGGATGCTGCGGCGAGGCGAGGATAATGACCTCGTCGGGGTCCATCAGGCGCGCTTCGGTCTCGGAAAGCAATGGCCGCTCTTCCAGACGCGCCGAGCTCGAGGTCGCCCCGAGGAAGCCCTTGTTCCGGCCATACATCCGGGTAACCGCCTCGCGGGTGGTGCTGCCGACCGCAGCGGAGACTTCCTTCACGGTGCGCTGATCGCGAGGCGTGATGTAAAGCTTCAGCCCCGCCCCGTTCTCAAGGCTTTCGCGGCCCTCGGGCCCGTAAATCCGGTCGAGCGAGGCCAGCGACTGCGCAATCATCGCGACACGACCGCCATAGCTTGCCAGCGAATGGATCGCGCGTTCGAGATAGGGCATCGCTCCCATTTGCTGGAACTCGTCGATCATCATCATGACGGGCCAGGGCTCGTCCGGACCCGGCTCATTCAGGCGGATCGAGGCAATGAGATCGGCGAACATCAGGCGTAGGAGCGGGGCGAGAGTCGCGATGTGATCCTCGGAGACGGCGATGTAGAGCGACTGCGGTTGCTTCCGAAAAGTCGAGAAATCAAAATCGCTCGCCTCGGTGGCCGAGCGTACCGCCGGGTTGTCCCACTGTTTGAGACCGGCGGTCATCAGCGCCTGGATGTTTGAGGTCAGCAGCCGCGACGAGGCGCTCGCGGCATTGGTCCAGAGCTCGCGCAGGATGTCCTCCTCGGCCTCGTCGGCATAGGTCTTGTATTGCGCGTTCTTGTATTCGCCCCCGGCGACGATCTTGTTGACCTCACCAAGATTCGGCGTGCCGCGCTGGATCGCCAGCAGACAAGCGGCAACAAAGATCGACTTGCCCGCCTCGGAGAAGGTGTCGAGTTGCTTGTTGTCCTTGTCGAGAAAGA encodes the following:
- a CDS encoding KTSC domain-containing protein, which encodes MERQPVTSSNLAEVGYDPELETLEVQFRHGGVYQYFNVPAFMYERLMSADSLGRFFNAEIKGHYPEAKI
- a CDS encoding type IV secretory system conjugative DNA transfer family protein codes for the protein MTKTLPLWAALLFGVICGAVIGTIIAAFYLTLALKSGFQSFDMLALWKASAGTRAAHPEAFKVGFGAVGFGAFGLGALALAWTWKKERDDYGSAHWQTKAELKKNDMLQAPGKGFVCGKLGAPTSKAEFISSTTIPHVMMVAPTRAGKGVGFVIPNLLSFAGSVVVLDVKGENFEKTARLRALNGDEVYRFSPFDWANATHRYNPLARIAKAPSFAQRFTEVSILADLFLDKDNKQLDTFSEAGKSIFVAACLLAIQRGTPNLGEVNKIVAGGEYKNAQYKTYADEAEEDILRELWTNAASASSRLLTSNIQALMTAGLKQWDNPAVRSATEASDFDFSTFRKQPQSLYIAVSEDHIATLAPLLRLMFADLIASIRLNEPGPDEPWPVMMMIDEFQQMGAMPYLERAIHSLASYGGRVAMIAQSLASLDRIYGPEGRESLENGAGLKLYITPRDQRTVKEVSAAVGSTTREAVTRMYGRNKGFLGATSSSARLEERPLLSETEARLMDPDEVIILASPQHPIKASRIKYYDDPFFKEMLARQEGKPFPYPPSVQGVGPWDSDGSDEASADEPLKPTERAPVRDRSHRREARAMSLRTMEAGRGQPEPETLEREANVPKEWEAALDRQEDFIEELLGG